A region from the Lolium perenne isolate Kyuss_39 chromosome 4, Kyuss_2.0, whole genome shotgun sequence genome encodes:
- the LOC127293306 gene encoding F-box protein At1g55000, with protein MNRAAADLGLSPTNPSAPSDPSTMNAQHLPADLLRAVLHRLSPADVARAACVCRQWHAVASDRAVLEAAFRAPWGVRRVVGEPATRAFWRAASLGRFALSHTVRRSDSVPGIAVKYSVQVTDIKRFNNMMSDHGIYSRERLLIPISDPEILLGSTCYIEMDHNSKREVAVFYPEGHPTGNAESLANAAAAKKRSKRILESVRRSLHVDDGTAEYYLSVTDGDPRAAMMQFSEDLRWEQQQPGH; from the exons ATGaaccgcgccgccgccgacctcGGCCTCTCCCCCACCAACCCCTCCGCACCGTCCGATCCGTCCACGATGAACGCGCAGCACCTCCCGGCCGACCTCCTGCGGGCGGTCCTGCACCGGCTCTCGCCCGCGGACGTCGCGCGGGCGGCCTGCGTCTGCCGCCAGTGGCACGCCGTCGCCTCCGACCGCGCCGTGCTGGAGGCCGCCTTCCGCGCGCCCTGGGGCGTGCGCCGCGTCGTTGGCGAGCCGGCCACCAGGGCCTTCTGGCGCGCCGCCTCCCTCGGCCGCTTCGCGCTCTCGCACACCGTCCGACGCTCCGACTCCGTCCCAGGCATCGCGGTCAAGTACTCCGTCCAG GTGACTGACattaaacggttcaataacatgaTGAGTGACCATGGTATCTACTCGAGGGAGAGGCTTCTGATACCAATCAGTGATCCTGAAATTCTGCTGGGTAGTACATGCTACATTGAGATGGATCACAATTCAAAGAGAGAGGTCGCGGTATTTTATCCCGAGGGTCACCCAACTGGAAACGCGGAGTCCCTGGCAAACGCCGCAGCTGCCAAAAAACGTAGCAAAAGGATCCTGGAGTCAGTGAGGCGAAGCTTGCATGTTGATGATGGAACTGCTGAGTACTATTTATCTGTCACAGATGGCGATCCGAGAGCCGCTATGATGCAGTTCTCAGAGGACCTTAGGTGGGAGCAGCAACAACCAGGTCATTAG